TCTCTCATCTTCCCTGATCTTCAGAAGGGTTTCCCATCCGTCAACAGGCTCCATCACAATATCAAGCAGGATCAGATCAGGAACTATCTCCTCCAGAAGAGTGAGGCACTCCCTGCTGCTGTATGCAGCAACCGAACCATATCCGGATTTTTTTAAGAAATTGCAGTACAGATTTGCAAGAACCTTTGTGTCATCCACCACCATAATGATATTATTCATCTTTGACGCTCACCCTCTCAAAACTGAAATTATAGTGTTTTATCAGATATTCCCTTATTTTAGATGATTCAAGCCATTTAATATCAAGTTCTGCGACAAGACCGTTTATAATATCTGCCTGCCTGATAATAATCTCAGACTCTTCACTGTCCAAAAAATCTGCTGTACCTACAATAATTGCCAGAGGATTTCTTATCTCATCGTTAAGTATCGCAAACTGATTCAGATTATTCTCTATCTGTATAAGGGCCTCCTCATGCTGTTTTTTAGCTTCAGCCAGCTCGGAGATGTCCCTCCCTACGTACTGGACTGCACCTGAATCTCCCTTATTATCAACTGCTGAAAGACTGAATTCAATCAGGGCTTCAGTGCCGTCAGACCTGCCAATCCTCAGAAGGAAGGTATCATTCCCAACATTGTGAATATTATTCACAATATCTGTTATATTATTACCTGATTTCGGAGATACCAGAGATAAAAAATCCCTCCCTGTAATCTCTTCAGGAGAATATCCAAGAATTTTTTCCACCGCAGGGTTGACATATTCAATATCACGCCCCCCGGATGTAAGCAGAATAAGATCCTG
The sequence above is a segment of the Methanoplanus limicola DSM 2279 genome. Coding sequences within it:
- a CDS encoding PAS domain S-box protein codes for the protein MAVQKDVSKSGIIRRPALRASAKIFLYFILLGVLFWIADSFFQYYFFSSNLHFMINKVPESVADSMLFTASAYSIFVRFIFLSFCILGGFLISLHIKGKEAAEDDLKHSEEKFRSLAESSQDLILLTSGGRDIEYVNPAVEKILGYSPEEITGRDFLSLVSPKSGNNITDIVNNIHNVGNDTFLLRIGRSDGTEALIEFSLSAVDNKGDSGAVQYVGRDISELAEAKKQHEEALIQIENNLNQFAILNDEIRNPLAIIVGTADFLDSEESEIIIRQADIINGLVAELDIKWLESSKIREYLIKHYNFSFERVSVKDE